Below is a window of Drosophila bipectinata strain 14024-0381.07 chromosome XR, DbipHiC1v2, whole genome shotgun sequence DNA.
aaattgttcgctcagagagttgaaatattccatgaattgggATTCTGATATTGTGAACCGAGGAGGACAGTATACGGCGGCAAGCTTTAAAGATCGGGAATCCATTTGCACATCTATTGATGTAGCTTGCATGAAGTTAGTGGCGAAGCTGTTGTGGAAGCAGTGCTTGATGCGATTTCTAATCAGAATCCCAGTGCCTCCATGAGCTTTCCCGTCTGGGTGATTCGTGTTGTAGAATAGATAGCCtagaatttgaaaattatatttatttgtgagATGAGTTTCTGCGAGTAGCATTACATCGATATGGTAATTAATAAGGAACTGAGTTAACTCGAGTTTGCGCTGTGAGACGCCGTTTGCGTTCCACAGTGCTATACGGAGTGGAGGCATTGATTATTTCGTCTGTTTTTGAGCAACAAGCAGCTCAATCAAAACGTTCTGGTTTCGCAtaagatcttgcatagttgtctGCATAAATGACATGAATTCCATCATATTTTGTTGAAGATTACATATCattgtttcaagtttgttcgtaGACGGTTCTTCTGGTTGATGAGGGGGAACTGATGATCTTGGATTGGTGGGAGCGGTACTTTTAAGACCCAATTTTAGAGCAGTTGCATAGCTTGCGGATTTGTCGGTGACCTCATTATTGGCTAAAGATTTAACAGCTGAAGGGGGGATGACATTACGTGTAGATTTCATAGGTGGTGTATGTGAGTGAGCAGTGGTCACTCTTTGGTGTGTGCGGCTTTTCAGTTCCTTGTAGACTGGACAGCCCCTGTAGTtagccgtatggttgcctccacagtttccgcactttttgctgctgggatcctctttattttttgggcatttgTGAGATTCATGAAGGTCTCCACAAGCAACGCATACTGGACGAAGCGTGcaataagaccttgtgtggccATATTCCTGACAATTATTACACTGCACCGGTCCATTTCTTTTGTGCGGCTCCTCTACCGTAATTCTGCGGTGTAGTAGGAACTGGAGAGTAAAAATTGGAtgcacttcattttttttcagaggcttggatttggtttcgggttcaagttctaccttgaaaagaggttgaggctttctttctctattCAAAATGTTACTAACATTTTTTACATTGAAACCTTTCTCCATCAGTGCTCTTGTAACTTCATCTGGTGTTACTTCCGGCTCGATACCTTTTAGTACTACTTgctggcccttactgctttttaattggtacgtgtagaagtttttattattgtcgtTTAGATACTTTGACAGAATTCTGTAGTTTGCTTCCGTATTAGTCTGAACTTTGGTTTCATGAATATTTCCCTTTGTTAATGGAattatgtggaaattgtctggtCCTATTAGATTCAGTATCGAGTTTACGAGAGCATTCAAACTTTTCTCTCGGATGTAAATCGGCGGCGGCTTAGGCTTTTTGTTGTCCCCTACGATGACTTCAAAAGGTGTATCATCGGATTTATCTGCCAAAATAGCAAATCTGTTTGCTTCTATGGGCTTCTCTATTGTAGATTGTTTTGAGGTGCCTCGAGTTATTTTAGAGTTACCAAGTCTAGAgttctgcgggctaagctttcgttttatttgtatgtagcgatccataccagtctgtACGGCCGAACGTTGTTTTGAAGAGGGCACGCTGCATTATTTGCTTGCACAGCAATTTCCGTTATAACAGTAGATGGTATTGCGCGAGCAGTCGATACCATTGTAGTTGTTGTAATAGTTGCCGATGCAGTTGCTAATGACGTCACTGTACTGGTGACCGTGGCTATGAAGGCAGGCATGAGGGAAGGGTATGGGGTTTTATCCAACGAGAGCGCAGGAGAGCAAGAACGCGCCCTGCCTTGCGATGTTGGATAGAGTTCATTACTCGGGCTTGGGGTTATCGATCGCGgttggttattttttgttgggtttgCGGTCGCGTTGTCTTGCGTTGACACAAATGAGTGGTATGCGTTGTTACGTAGCAAGGAGAGTCGACGCTCGTCTTGCTGACGTTGGAGCACCGTATGAGTGTCGAATTCACTCATAGCttaatgtttttgatttttttattgttttcttatttacacaaaaaagtacGAAGTTCATCGCACTAAGCGTCTTTTCGCCCactgtgtatttttgtttagagCTTGCACTGCACTAtgcttagtttttgtttaattttcgttGCACTATCAGAAGACAAAAAGAAAGCACGTCTGCACTCGCCGACGTTCGCGAACGAATTTTATCTTTCGACTAAAAACTTTACTTTTTCCTCGTCGCCAATATGTTGTGTTCTTGTTGAGTTCTATTTCAGACTGACTTTATTGTATGCGAAGCTTATAGAGTTACCAGATTCTTAAAGTACTACATAGGTGTATAAGTGTATAGAATGGAGGAGTacaaaacagatgtgaaattgACAATATATAACACGAGGTATTTTCCCGAAGGGATGTCCTCGTCCCGGAGGCCTGGCTTCCTCATACGGATAATCGGTTTTGCTCGGTCTGGAAAAAAGAAATCCATTAGTTATGGCTTCCTGGACCGACCTCTTACCTATATTTTTCGCCAAACCTGCCTCCCGTCTCCGTCTCTTCATTTGAGATTTTTCCTCGCAATTATCcttctaatttttatttattttctttttttttctcacttCCTGCTTGCTCgggctttcagtttttttcacattttaatataaatttatacatAAGTGATTTATCACTTTGACGCCCGCTCCATTCGACACTCGCCTTCTTTCTAATCATTCCCAGTTCTCCTGGGACCCGGAACGGTCATTCGGATAGGCCCGTTACTCCATACCCGAACCGTCCCGGGTCAACAAcccctcaaaaaaaaagtatcccAAATTTCCCTGTATATTCTTAGGTGGCATCACTGGGGCCTACCATGTCCGACTAGGTGGCATCACTAGTCCGACTCATCTATCGGCCACAACAGCCACACTAGCATTTTACGCTCGCCAACGTCAAATGCTAATGGAAAAAAAGGACGATTTAATCCCCCTTTCGGAGCATTATCAGGAGGCCCATCCGGACCCTATCTTCAGCGCCCAACGTGGGAGACGACCCCTTAGGACTCAACCTCTGCTTCCCAATCTCGACGCTTGGTGCCACCGCGCTTGGGGTTGTAGATTTGACAGCGTCCTTTAATCTTGCAAGTACCTACTTTACAGGTCAGGTGCCTGATTCATTATTTCCTTTCTCTTCCAGGCGCCTCCTCGTTGgtatttcttttcctttttctctCTCCTTGTCACTGTCTCAGATCCTTCATGTGAAACACTCCCGCCGTCTTTCCGTCCAGATTCTGCTCCTCGTACATGTGGTCCCCGATAGGCTTCCGGATTCGACACCTCACAAACTTTCGCGCAAATTTTGCATTGAAATTCTTCCCAAAATCGCAGAGAACAAAATTCCTCCGGAAGACTTCTTGGCCAGGTCGGAACCGCACCATGCGCGTTCTCCTATTGTACAGTCTTGCACTGGTTTCATGTGCCCCAAACAAGTATCTTCTCACAGCATCCCTGATTAACGCCATTCTTTCCGATGAGGGCAGACAAAGGAGCTCATTGTCCTCTAGAGCTTTCAGCTTCCTCGCTACTTGATAGTCCGTTCCATCCGTAAACATGTGCTGTCCAAATAGGGGAAAATGTGGTGTTACTCCCGTCGCCGTATGCACCGACGTCCTTAGTGTCGCCTCAATTTCCGCCAGGTACAGATCCCAATCCCTGTGGTCCTGGTCCAGATACGCTCTAATTGCGTTCAACACCGACTGGTTCACCCTCCCCGCTGCGTTCGACTGAGGGGAATACACCGCTGTTCTGACATGGCGGATGTGGAATTCTTCCGCCATCTCCTTAAAACGTTTTGCCACGAATTGCCTCCCATCGTCCGAATGGATGGTCTCGGGAACTCCAAAAGTGTGAAATATCTCTCCCACCAGGAACTTCACCACCTCTGCCGTCGTTGCTTCCTTCATCGCCTTTAGGAAGACGTACTTCGAAAAGTGGTCTACCACAACAAATATATAAGCGTGCCCTTTACGTGACCTCGGATACTTCCCTAGAAAGTCTATATAGAGTTTCTGGAATGGCCTGTAGGTTACCGGCTCTGCTCCTATGCCTGGCCGCGGGCCTATTCGTAGGCTTCGTCTCTTTACAAATTCGACAGTCCCTTACAAAACCCCGGACCTGAGCTACCATTCCCGTCCAGTAAAAACGCTGCCTGAAACGATGCAGAGTTTTACCCATTCCTCCGTGGGCCTTATTAGGTGGGGAATGCGCCTGGTCTATCATGGCCACACTCAGAGAGGCTGGTACCCACAACTTCCAAGTGTTCTCCTCCAACTCCGCTGCGGTTCTGTCTTCCGTTCGCTTGAACACGTAACCGTCCACAACCTTAATATCCGGGAACGTCTCTTTTTCCGACTCGAGCATCTGCCCCAACTTCACGTAATCTGGTGATTCAAATGCGGTCGTTTGAATTCTGAGCATCCAGTCATCTTCAGGCTCCTCGACGGCTTCCAACATCCTAGATAGTGGGTCTGCCACCACATTCTCGGTCCCTTTGCAGTGCTCGATTGCCATCTGTCACGGTTGTAGCTTGATCGACCACCTAGCCAACCTTCCGGCCAGGTTCTTTACGGACATGATCCATTGCAGTCTCGTATGATCCGTGAGCAGCTTAGATGGCATCAATTCAATATACGGCCGAAAACGTTCCACTGCTAACACGGCTGCCAAACACTCCGTTCTCCGTTACGCTGTAGTTGCGTTGCGCTGGGCTTAGCTTCTGGAAAAAGAGGGCTATAGGACGCTCGCCCTCATCTTTCGCTTTCTGGAACAGCAATGCTCCTACCCCTGGGTCCGAAGCATCGCACTGCACATAAAACATACTTTTATAATCAGTATGTCTGAAGACTGGCGCCGTAGTCAGTGCCTCCTTCAGCATCTTCACCGACCTCTCTGCCTCCTCCGTCATCCCAAATTTGCCATTTCTCAGAGTATCCGTCAGCGGCGCCGCCAGTTCTGCGAAGTTCCTGTAAATCTTCGGTACCATCCTGCCATCCCGAGGAATCGCAGAACTTCCTTGGCACTCTTTGGCACCGTCACCCTGTTGATTGCTTCCACTTTCTCTGGATCGGTCCTCACCACTCCTCCGCCAATCACATAGCCCAGATAGCGCAGCTCCTTGTAGCAAAAGTGTGACTTCTTCAGGCCTATTGTCAGCCCTGACGCCTTCAGGCTTTTGGAAACCGCTGGAGGAGTCCTTATGTAGTCCTGAAAGTTTTCCGATACCACCAACAAGTCGTCCAGGTACACCAAGACGCTTTCCCTGAGTTCCTGCGGTATCACCTTGTCCATGAGTCGACACAACCTCTGGGCTGCATTCGTTAACCCGAATGGCATAACCACGAAATGGTACAACGGACGACCCGGTACCGTGAAAGCCGTATACCTTTTGCTGGCGTCGTCCAACTCTATCTGCCAGAACGCGTGCTTCAAGTCCATACTGGGGATGTACCTTGATGTCTCTATACGACTTAAGATCCCCGCAATGTTTTGCTGCGGATATGCGTCCTTCATCGTAATTTTATTCAGCTTCCGGGCGTCGAGGCAGAGGCGATTCTTTCCTGGCTTCCGGACGAATCACTCTCTTCTATCACTCTCACTATCTCACTTCTATCACTCGCACTATCACTCTCTTCTATCACTCCAAGTCGCAGCATCTCATCGACTTCCTGATAGATCAGCGTCTGCACTGCTGGAGACTCGGGATAGTGCCGATCCTTCAGTCAGCTCGGTTGTATGTTTCATGACCACGGTCCTTCCTAATCCTTTTTCCTCAAAATTCAGGAAGGATTTTTGGACTCTTTCCAGGTGTTAACTTTCCGCTTCACTCAATTGAAGATGCTCATGTTTACCTTGCGCCGCCTCTGTCCTGCTCCTCTCCTCCTGGTCCATTTCCACTTCGTCAACTTCAAACAATTCTGTGGCGATCTCGAactcctgccagaaattcactCCCAAGTATAACTCTTGCTCCAACGATGTTCATAGATAGAAcaagatttctttttttttattgttatactttacctccaccaccaccttGCCCAAGATTTGCTGCGGTGCTCCGTTCGCTGTCCGAATCTTTGTGTGCCACGGCTTCCGCGGAATTCCTAGACGCTCCACCGATTCTCTGCAGCCTTTTCCGACCAAACTGACGGAAgctccagaatccaacagTCC
It encodes the following:
- the LOC138925608 gene encoding uncharacterized protein; protein product: MAIEHCKGTENVVADPLSRMLEAVEEPEDDWMLRIQTTAFESPDYVKLGQMLESEKETFPDIKVVDGYVFKRTEDRTAAELEENTWKLWVPASLSVAMIDQAHSPPNKAHGGMGKTLHRFRQRFYWTGMVAQVRGFVRDCRICKETKPTNRPAARHRSRAGNLQAIPETLYRLSREVSEVT